A genome region from Clostridium sp. JN-9 includes the following:
- the ychF gene encoding redox-regulated ATPase YchF: protein MKLGIVGLPNVGKSTLFNAITQAGAEAANYPFCTIEPNVGVVSVPDKRLDVLEKMYNPKKKIYTTIEFYDIAGLVKGASKGEGLGNKFLSHIREVSSIIHVVRCFDDENVVHVDGSVNPLRDIETINLELIFSDIETMEKRMEKVSKMAKGGDKKSKEELDVMERIKAHLESEKPVRTMDFTEEEAELVKSYFLLTTKPVLYVANISEDDLISGNHDNDYVKQVKEFAAKEGSEVVVISAKIEEELSSLNDEEKKEMLSEYGLEESGLDKLIHASYKLLGLMSFLTAGTDEVRAWTIKQGTKAPKAAGKVHTDIERGFIRAEIISYDKLVECGSETAAKEKGYYRLEGKDYIMQDGDIVHFRFNI from the coding sequence ATGAAATTAGGAATTGTTGGCTTACCTAACGTTGGTAAGAGTACTTTATTTAATGCCATTACACAGGCAGGTGCTGAAGCAGCTAATTATCCTTTTTGCACTATTGAGCCAAATGTAGGAGTGGTATCTGTACCTGATAAAAGGTTAGATGTATTAGAAAAAATGTATAATCCTAAAAAAAAGATATATACAACTATAGAATTCTACGATATTGCTGGCCTTGTTAAGGGAGCAAGCAAAGGAGAAGGCCTTGGAAACAAATTTTTATCTCATATAAGAGAGGTTTCTTCGATTATACATGTAGTAAGATGCTTTGATGATGAAAATGTTGTCCATGTGGATGGTTCAGTTAACCCACTAAGGGATATTGAAACTATAAATCTTGAATTAATTTTCTCAGACATTGAAACCATGGAAAAGAGAATGGAGAAAGTGTCAAAGATGGCTAAGGGCGGCGACAAAAAATCCAAAGAAGAGTTAGATGTTATGGAAAGAATAAAAGCCCATCTTGAAAGTGAAAAGCCTGTAAGAACAATGGACTTTACAGAAGAAGAAGCTGAACTTGTAAAAAGTTATTTTCTATTAACTACTAAGCCTGTTTTATATGTGGCAAATATATCTGAAGATGATTTAATAAGCGGCAATCATGATAATGATTATGTTAAGCAGGTTAAGGAATTTGCTGCAAAGGAAGGATCAGAAGTTGTAGTTATCTCAGCTAAAATTGAAGAGGAATTATCCTCACTTAATGATGAGGAGAAAAAAGAAATGCTCTCAGAATACGGCCTTGAAGAATCAGGTCTGGATAAGCTTATTCATGCCAGCTATAAACTTCTTGGATTAATGAGTTTTCTTACAGCTGGAACAGATGAAGTAAGAGCGTGGACAATTAAGCAGGGTACAAAAGCTCCTAAAGCAGCAGGTAAAGTTCATACGGATATAGAAAGAGGATTTATAAGAGCTGAAATAATATCCTATGATAAGTTAGTAGAATGCGGTTCAGAAACTGCTGCTAAAGAAAAAGGCTACTATAGATTAGAAGGAAAAGATTATATTATGCAGGACGGAGACATTGTACACTTCAGATTTAACATTTAG
- a CDS encoding UDP-N-acetylmuramoyl-L-alanyl-D-glutamate--2,6-diaminopimelate ligase, with product MKLSEILSGIDFELVKGDSEIDITGINYDSRQVEKCNLFICIEGYAADGHKYIDNAVENGAAAVIIMKDLEKLPDCTVIKVKDTRKAMALAAANYYGHPADKMKIIGITGTNGKTTSTFMMKSILENAGYKVGLLGTISNCIGDKKLPTHRTTPESLDLHRLFKQMVDENVQYCVMEVSSHSLYLNRVYGIKFSQGIFTNLTQDHLDFHKTFENYYNAKLILFKNSMNSIVNIDDGYGVRVFHDVKGSKTSYAIEKDADVKGTNLIMHSRGVEFDMEYKQNKSQVKLNIPGKYNVMNALGSAAACLMEGIDFKTVVKGLEKMESVPGRCEIVTKKYNLPFEVIVDYAHTPDGLENILKTAREFTKGRLISVFGCGGDRDRTKRPIMGRIGSELSDIAIITSDNPRTEEPMNIIKEVAEGIKTNNYHIIENRKEAIKAAMKMAEKDDVIVVAGKGHEDYQILKDKTIHFDEREVIADIVKELNL from the coding sequence ATGAAATTATCAGAAATTTTAAGTGGAATTGATTTTGAATTAGTTAAGGGTGATAGTGAAATAGACATAACAGGAATTAATTATGATTCCAGGCAGGTAGAAAAGTGTAACTTATTTATTTGTATAGAAGGTTATGCAGCAGATGGACATAAATACATAGACAATGCTGTGGAAAATGGCGCAGCAGCTGTAATTATCATGAAAGATTTAGAGAAGTTACCAGACTGTACAGTTATAAAAGTAAAGGATACAAGAAAAGCAATGGCACTGGCAGCAGCAAACTATTATGGGCATCCTGCTGATAAAATGAAGATAATTGGAATAACTGGTACTAATGGAAAAACTACTTCTACTTTCATGATGAAATCCATATTGGAAAATGCAGGGTACAAAGTAGGACTATTAGGGACTATTTCTAATTGCATAGGAGATAAGAAGCTGCCTACTCACAGGACTACTCCGGAATCATTGGATCTTCACAGGCTTTTTAAGCAGATGGTAGATGAAAATGTGCAATATTGCGTAATGGAAGTTTCATCTCATTCATTATATTTAAACAGGGTATATGGAATTAAATTCTCTCAGGGGATATTTACTAATTTAACCCAGGATCATTTAGACTTTCATAAAACTTTCGAAAATTATTATAATGCTAAATTAATTTTGTTTAAGAATTCAATGAATTCCATTGTTAACATAGATGATGGATATGGGGTGAGAGTTTTTCATGATGTAAAGGGCAGTAAGACATCCTATGCCATTGAAAAAGATGCTGATGTTAAGGGAACCAATCTTATAATGCATTCAAGAGGTGTAGAATTTGACATGGAATATAAACAAAATAAGTCTCAGGTAAAACTTAATATTCCAGGTAAGTATAATGTAATGAATGCCCTTGGAAGTGCTGCAGCATGCTTAATGGAAGGCATTGATTTTAAAACTGTGGTAAAAGGACTTGAAAAGATGGAATCTGTACCAGGAAGATGCGAAATTGTAACAAAGAAATACAATCTTCCCTTTGAAGTTATTGTAGATTATGCTCATACTCCTGATGGCCTTGAGAATATCTTAAAAACTGCAAGAGAGTTTACAAAGGGAAGACTTATAAGTGTATTTGGCTGTGGTGGAGACAGAGACAGAACAAAAAGACCTATAATGGGCAGAATAGGGAGCGAATTATCAGACATAGCCATAATAACCTCAGATAACCCAAGAACTGAGGAGCCTATGAATATAATAAAAGAAGTAGCTGAAGGAATAAAAACAAATAACTACCATATAATTGAGAATAGAAAAGAAGCCATAAAAGCAGCTATGAAAATGGCTGAAAAGGATGATGTAATTGTTGTTGCTGGAAAAGGACACGAGGATTATCAAATTTTAAAGGATAAAACAATTCACTTTGATGAAAGAGAAGTAATTGCAGATATAGTGAAAGAATTAAATTTATAG
- the mraY gene encoding phospho-N-acetylmuramoyl-pentapeptide-transferase, with protein sequence MIKIVYSILVAFFISILQGPIIIPILHKLKFGQNIREEGPESHRKKTGTPTMGGIIFILSTIITILLVVRKANDEAMVALYALIAFGFIGFLDDFLKILHKKNLGLRAYQKLILLTIVSCIFAYYAATNANIGTSIIIPFLRKSVNLGWFYVPFIVFYLVAVTNAVNLTDGLDGLASSVTIIVITFFAMVSFGTGHTTLAIFCAILAGALLGFLRYNAFPAQIFMGDTGSLALGGAVAVVALILKLPLMILIVGGIYVIEAASVVIQVTSFKLTGKRVFKMSPIHHHFELSGWHETKVVSVFAITTIILCLIGFLAL encoded by the coding sequence ATGATAAAGATAGTATATTCAATACTCGTAGCATTTTTTATATCAATATTGCAGGGGCCTATAATTATACCAATTCTGCATAAATTAAAATTCGGACAAAATATAAGAGAAGAAGGGCCTGAAAGCCATAGAAAGAAAACCGGAACTCCCACCATGGGGGGGATAATATTTATATTATCTACAATTATTACAATTCTTCTCGTAGTACGAAAAGCTAATGATGAAGCAATGGTTGCATTATATGCACTTATAGCATTTGGATTCATTGGATTTTTAGATGATTTTTTAAAAATATTACATAAGAAGAATCTTGGACTTAGAGCTTATCAGAAATTAATATTATTAACTATAGTGAGCTGTATATTTGCATATTATGCAGCAACAAATGCAAATATAGGTACTTCAATAATAATTCCTTTTTTAAGAAAATCAGTTAATTTAGGCTGGTTTTATGTACCATTCATTGTATTTTACTTAGTTGCTGTTACTAATGCTGTAAATCTTACTGATGGCCTGGATGGATTAGCATCATCTGTAACCATTATAGTTATTACTTTCTTTGCCATGGTAAGCTTTGGAACAGGACATACTACACTTGCTATATTTTGTGCCATACTGGCAGGTGCCCTTCTTGGATTTTTAAGGTATAATGCATTTCCTGCACAAATATTTATGGGAGATACTGGTTCACTTGCCTTAGGAGGAGCAGTTGCTGTAGTTGCATTGATTTTAAAGCTTCCACTTATGATATTAATAGTTGGAGGAATATATGTAATTGAAGCAGCATCTGTAGTAATTCAGGTAACTTCTTTCAAACTTACAGGTAAAAGGGTATTTAAAATGAGCCCTATACATCATCATTTTGAATTAAGCGGCTGGCATGAAACAAAAGTTGTATCTGTTTTTGCTATTACAACAATTATATTATGTCTTATAGGTTTTCTGGCTTTATAA
- a CDS encoding stage V sporulation protein D, producing the protein MTIRGYRDNVIIRKRMLFTFFLFFVIFFCLVGRLSYLMIYKSSYLKKIAVGQWTSKVVIDAKRGKILDRNGKELAVSGDVYRVDLDMNTLRDTMKEKGLNEETVASELGQALNMDSAQVLKILRTTLPGGLPLASAKLTRRIDKDAADKVRALNLQGVLISEDTKRYYPNNNFLAQVLGHTNSDGAGLTGIELQYNKELSGTPGVMITETDKKSKEQPYTISEYTKPIDGKDVVLTIDEQIQSFCEKAALQAMTVNKAKAATIIAMDPRTGEILGLANKPDYNPNDPWIKGMSYDDLQKSWRNRAVSDTFEPGSIFKVFTAAAAMSEGLVKEDDRFVCNGSVIVGKRVIHCWKRTGHGTENFVDIIKNSCNVGFAELGKRLGAEKLISYARKFGFGQKTGVDLPGEAKGIVKNAANVTEVDLATISFGQTNTVSPIQYLAAFNSVANNGVWLRPHILNQVAHYDTNTSKEISDKTYNNSGEKRIIDESVAKQLRGYLERVISEGGGKKAYIEGYHIAGKTGTAQKVIGGVYAPQKYISSFAGMAPAENPKVTILVSIDEPDPSNYYAGQIATPIAKQLFNDIFNYMDIKVDASEEEVKNSMKKDVIIPEIRGEKKADALKILKDQHLDFDIDSNGDYIIGVSPLPGYSVKEGSKIILYTGTSANYNKVVIVPDLVGLSKTKALELLNNLGLKGICSSDGMVTEQDIEPGKQVTKGSAVTLTTDPLGD; encoded by the coding sequence TTGACTATCAGAGGTTACAGAGATAATGTGATTATAAGGAAAAGGATGCTTTTCACTTTTTTCCTGTTCTTTGTGATCTTCTTTTGTTTAGTGGGGAGATTAAGTTATTTAATGATATATAAATCTTCATATCTTAAGAAGATTGCAGTTGGACAATGGACAAGTAAAGTTGTTATTGATGCCAAAAGAGGTAAAATTCTTGACAGAAATGGTAAAGAATTAGCTGTTAGTGGAGATGTATACAGAGTGGACCTGGATATGAATACATTAAGGGACACTATGAAAGAAAAGGGCTTAAATGAAGAAACTGTGGCGAGTGAACTGGGGCAGGCCTTAAATATGGACAGCGCTCAGGTCTTAAAGATTCTAAGGACGACGCTTCCAGGAGGCCTTCCACTAGCTTCTGCAAAGCTTACAAGAAGAATAGATAAAGATGCTGCAGATAAAGTAAGAGCTTTGAATTTACAAGGAGTGCTTATTTCTGAAGATACAAAGAGGTACTACCCTAATAATAATTTTCTAGCTCAGGTGCTTGGCCATACAAACTCAGATGGAGCGGGACTTACAGGAATAGAACTGCAATATAATAAGGAGCTTTCAGGCACACCTGGGGTTATGATAACTGAAACAGATAAAAAAAGTAAAGAACAGCCTTATACAATTTCTGAATATACAAAGCCCATAGATGGTAAAGATGTAGTTCTGACCATAGATGAGCAGATTCAATCTTTTTGTGAAAAAGCAGCTCTTCAGGCTATGACTGTAAATAAAGCAAAGGCTGCTACCATTATTGCCATGGATCCTAGAACAGGAGAGATTTTAGGACTGGCTAATAAACCTGACTATAATCCTAATGATCCATGGATTAAGGGGATGTCTTATGATGATTTACAGAAATCCTGGAGAAACAGGGCTGTCAGTGATACCTTTGAACCAGGATCTATTTTTAAGGTTTTTACTGCTGCTGCTGCAATGTCAGAAGGATTAGTTAAAGAAGATGACAGATTTGTATGCAATGGAAGTGTAATTGTGGGAAAGAGAGTGATTCACTGCTGGAAAAGAACAGGCCACGGCACTGAAAATTTTGTTGATATAATTAAAAATTCATGTAATGTAGGTTTTGCAGAACTTGGCAAAAGACTAGGGGCAGAAAAACTTATTTCCTATGCCAGAAAATTTGGCTTTGGACAAAAAACAGGAGTTGATTTACCTGGCGAAGCAAAGGGAATAGTAAAAAATGCTGCCAATGTGACAGAGGTGGATCTTGCAACAATTTCATTTGGACAGACCAATACTGTTTCACCTATTCAATATTTAGCAGCCTTTAATTCAGTAGCTAATAATGGAGTGTGGCTAAGACCTCATATTTTAAATCAAGTTGCACATTATGATACCAATACCAGTAAAGAGATAAGTGATAAGACATATAATAACTCTGGTGAAAAAAGAATTATAGATGAAAGTGTTGCAAAACAGTTAAGGGGATATCTGGAAAGAGTTATTTCAGAGGGCGGAGGCAAGAAGGCATATATTGAAGGATATCATATTGCAGGAAAAACAGGAACAGCCCAAAAGGTTATAGGTGGAGTTTATGCTCCTCAAAAATATATTTCTTCTTTTGCAGGAATGGCTCCTGCAGAGAATCCAAAGGTTACAATACTGGTATCAATAGATGAGCCGGATCCTTCCAATTACTATGCAGGACAAATAGCTACACCCATAGCCAAGCAATTGTTTAATGATATATTTAATTATATGGATATAAAGGTAGATGCCAGCGAAGAAGAAGTTAAGAATTCAATGAAAAAAGATGTAATAATTCCAGAAATAAGAGGAGAAAAGAAAGCAGATGCATTAAAGATTTTGAAGGACCAGCATTTAGACTTTGACATTGACTCAAATGGAGATTATATTATAGGTGTTAGCCCTCTTCCTGGGTATTCAGTTAAAGAAGGAAGTAAAATAATACTTTACACAGGTACATCTGCTAATTATAATAAAGTAGTGATAGTACCTGATTTAGTGGGATTATCTAAAACAAAGGCTCTTGAATTACTGAATAATTTAGGATTAAAGGGAATCTGCAGCTCTGACGGAATGGTAACAGAGCAGGATATTGAGCCAGGAAAGCAGGTAACTAAAGGATCAGCTGTAACATTAACTACGGATCCGCTGGGTGATTAA
- the murF gene encoding UDP-N-acetylmuramoyl-tripeptide--D-alanyl-D-alanine ligase, whose protein sequence is MEPLSLDEVVSSVHGEIVIKGNGEKFTEINTDTRKINPGSLFIALKGENFNGNNFVAAASSKGAVICIVDEINFNKGDLNCNTTVILVNNTRKALLDLAKYYRSKLDIKVIGITGSTGKTSTKDLTCAVLSEKYKVFKTQGNFNNEIGLPLMIFKLDNSYDAAILEMGMSNFNEIHNMAEAARPDIAIITNIGISHIENLKTRQGILNAKLEITDFFNNDNTLIVNSDNDMLYNVEKSLKNNKIKVIKTGISTGDFKAKDIVLGENSISFKVYSDEIFKGQFNVPVPGRHNVLNSLLAIACGDLMNMTFQEMAKGIQSIQVTSMRLDIIKNGTITIINDTYNASPDSVKAAVDVLKNMQTGRKVAILGTMRELGNEAYNAHMDCGRYAAENGVDLLIAIGEFSEAYNKGFNSIINTNGEFKEFNDFNDTIEYLRSYLKKEDCVLVKASRAMKFEQIVDKLKHVTL, encoded by the coding sequence GTGGAACCTTTAAGCTTAGATGAAGTGGTTTCTTCTGTTCATGGAGAAATTGTAATAAAAGGTAATGGCGAAAAATTTACAGAAATAAATACAGATACCAGAAAAATTAATCCAGGGAGTTTATTTATAGCATTAAAGGGTGAAAATTTCAATGGAAATAATTTTGTGGCAGCAGCAAGCAGCAAGGGAGCTGTTATATGCATAGTAGATGAAATAAATTTTAATAAAGGTGATTTAAATTGTAACACAACGGTTATACTTGTTAATAACACCAGGAAAGCTTTACTGGACTTAGCTAAATATTACAGAAGCAAACTTGATATTAAAGTAATTGGAATCACAGGTTCCACTGGAAAAACTTCTACAAAGGATTTAACCTGTGCAGTTCTTAGTGAAAAATACAAAGTTTTTAAGACTCAGGGTAATTTTAATAATGAAATAGGACTGCCTTTAATGATTTTTAAATTAGATAATTCATATGATGCAGCCATTCTGGAAATGGGTATGAGTAATTTTAATGAGATTCATAATATGGCTGAAGCAGCCAGGCCTGATATAGCTATTATTACAAATATAGGTATATCTCACATAGAAAATCTTAAAACAAGGCAGGGCATTTTAAATGCCAAGCTTGAAATCACTGACTTTTTCAATAATGATAACACATTAATTGTTAACAGTGATAATGATATGCTTTATAATGTGGAAAAATCACTGAAAAATAATAAAATAAAAGTTATAAAAACTGGTATATCAACTGGAGATTTTAAAGCTAAGGATATTGTACTTGGTGAAAATTCAATTTCTTTTAAAGTATATTCTGATGAAATATTTAAAGGACAGTTTAATGTACCTGTGCCAGGCAGACATAATGTTTTGAATTCACTTCTGGCAATTGCCTGCGGTGATTTGATGAATATGACCTTTCAGGAAATGGCAAAGGGAATTCAAAGTATCCAGGTTACTTCCATGAGGTTAGACATTATTAAAAACGGTACAATAACAATTATAAATGATACATATAATGCCAGTCCTGATTCTGTAAAAGCTGCAGTGGATGTATTAAAAAATATGCAGACTGGAAGGAAAGTAGCAATTTTAGGCACCATGAGGGAATTAGGTAATGAAGCCTATAATGCTCACATGGATTGTGGAAGATATGCTGCAGAAAATGGAGTTGATTTACTAATTGCCATTGGAGAATTTAGTGAAGCATACAACAAAGGATTTAATTCCATTATAAACACTAATGGAGAATTTAAAGAATTTAATGATTTTAATGATACCATAGAATACTTAAGATCATATTTGAAGAAAGAAGACTGCGTATTAGTTAAAGCTTCAAGGGCAATGAAGTTTGAGCAGATAGTAGATAAACTAAAGCACGTTACATTATAG
- the spoVE gene encoding stage V sporulation protein E — protein MKKSDLKIGPIDFFLFSVIMLLVAIGVIMVYSASSYSAFFNPNYKDSMYFFKKQALWAFIGIVAMFFTIKIDYHKYKKYTGIIMIGTVALLFAVFAFPAINGAKRWIQLGPATFQPSEIAKYVVVLYMAKSIEAKGEKIKSFLNGILPYLIISGFFAGIVYKEKNLSIASVIMIVTLIILYIAGAKRSHLIGIFSLVVAAGAAGIYFEPFRMKRFLSFLDPWKDPKDTGYQLIQSLLALGSGGIWGVGLGRSRQKCYYIPEPHNDFIFAVIGEELGLIGCTFIIILFIIFIWRGIVIAVNAKDTYGTILAAGITSVIAVQAIINIAVVTGSMPVTGVPLPFISYGGSSLLFNLVAMGVLLNISRQGGKKFDI, from the coding sequence ATGAAAAAATCCGACTTGAAAATTGGACCAATAGATTTTTTCCTTTTTTCAGTTATTATGCTTTTAGTTGCAATAGGAGTGATTATGGTTTACAGCGCAAGCTCCTATAGTGCCTTTTTTAATCCAAATTATAAAGATAGCATGTACTTTTTTAAGAAACAGGCACTTTGGGCATTTATAGGTATAGTGGCCATGTTTTTTACAATAAAAATTGATTATCATAAATATAAAAAGTACACTGGGATCATAATGATTGGAACAGTGGCACTTCTTTTTGCTGTATTTGCTTTCCCGGCAATTAATGGTGCTAAAAGGTGGATTCAGCTGGGTCCTGCAACATTTCAGCCTTCAGAGATTGCAAAATATGTAGTTGTGTTATATATGGCAAAAAGTATTGAAGCAAAAGGTGAAAAAATAAAAAGCTTTCTTAATGGGATATTACCTTATTTAATCATTTCCGGATTTTTTGCTGGAATTGTATATAAAGAGAAAAATTTAAGTATTGCCTCTGTAATTATGATAGTTACATTAATCATATTATATATAGCTGGAGCAAAAAGATCTCATCTTATAGGGATATTTTCACTGGTAGTGGCTGCAGGCGCAGCAGGAATATATTTTGAACCATTTAGAATGAAGAGATTTTTAAGCTTTCTGGACCCATGGAAGGACCCTAAAGATACCGGATATCAGTTAATTCAATCATTGCTTGCTCTTGGATCAGGTGGCATATGGGGAGTAGGATTAGGACGGTCAAGACAAAAGTGTTATTATATACCTGAACCTCATAATGATTTTATATTTGCAGTAATTGGTGAAGAACTTGGTCTTATTGGCTGCACTTTTATAATTATTTTATTTATCATATTTATATGGAGAGGTATTGTAATAGCAGTAAATGCTAAGGACACTTATGGAACAATACTGGCAGCAGGCATTACCAGTGTTATTGCAGTACAGGCAATTATTAATATTGCAGTTGTAACAGGTTCCATGCCGGTAACAGGAGTACCTCTGCCATTTATCAGCTATGGAGGATCATCGCTGTTATTTAATTTAGTAGCTATGGGAGTGCTGCTTAATATATCACGGCAGGGTGGAAAAAAATTTGACATTTAA
- the rsmH gene encoding 16S rRNA (cytosine(1402)-N(4))-methyltransferase RsmH: MKFKHISVLLNETIDSLNINPDGIYVDCTLGGGGHSIEILKRLSPKGRLIGIDQDKDALKAASEKLKEFNNVTYVHNNFYNIDDILEELNLSEVDGITMDLGVSSYQLDEASRGFSYMSEAPLDMRMDRSKSFSAYDVVNSYSEQQLFKVIIEYGEDSFARKIARSIVKKRNDKPIETTKELVEIIDRAIPNKFKKNGHPAKKTFQAIRIEVNKELDVLDKAINDSVNRLKKGGRLSIITFHSLEDRIVKNKFRQLQNPCTCPPDFPICVCGKKPVIKIITRKPIEPSEKEKQENSRSKSAKLRVCEKI, translated from the coding sequence ATGAAATTTAAACATATATCAGTACTATTAAATGAGACAATTGATTCTTTAAATATAAATCCAGATGGAATATATGTGGACTGCACCCTGGGAGGAGGAGGCCATTCTATTGAAATTTTAAAAAGGCTGTCTCCAAAGGGAAGATTAATTGGTATAGATCAGGACAAAGATGCTTTAAAAGCAGCTTCTGAAAAATTAAAGGAATTTAACAATGTTACATATGTTCATAACAATTTTTATAATATTGATGACATATTAGAAGAATTAAATTTATCTGAAGTTGATGGAATAACCATGGATTTAGGGGTTTCTTCATATCAGTTGGATGAAGCCTCAAGGGGATTCAGCTATATGAGCGAAGCACCTCTTGACATGAGAATGGACAGAAGCAAATCATTTTCGGCCTATGACGTAGTTAATTCCTACAGTGAACAGCAATTATTTAAGGTAATTATAGAGTATGGAGAGGACAGCTTTGCAAGGAAAATTGCAAGAAGCATTGTAAAAAAGAGAAATGACAAACCTATAGAAACTACTAAGGAACTTGTGGAGATTATTGACAGAGCAATACCAAATAAATTTAAGAAAAATGGACACCCAGCTAAAAAGACATTTCAAGCTATAAGAATTGAAGTAAATAAGGAACTGGATGTTTTAGATAAAGCCATTAATGATAGTGTGAACAGATTAAAAAAAGGCGGAAGATTATCCATTATAACATTTCATTCTTTAGAGGATAGAATAGTAAAAAATAAATTCAGGCAGCTTCAAAATCCATGTACATGTCCACCGGACTTTCCCATATGTGTGTGTGGTAAAAAGCCGGTTATAAAAATTATTACAAGAAAGCCAATTGAACCATCTGAGAAAGAAAAACAAGAAAATTCAAGAAGTAAAAGCGCCAAGCTTAGAGTTTGTGAAAAAATATAG
- a CDS encoding septum formation initiator family protein: MIVTNNENYVQGNTALVPQRVEKTKDNRLKELEKGKSELHKKKINKRISSKICVIRNIVLVFIAGALLIARYSIIYDMQRNLNTIESDITETKRENENLKVELVKYNNLRFIEETATSKLHMIQPDKNAAVYVSLDKNYFPNAAEKDDKMVSQQNLIQKIKNLLF; the protein is encoded by the coding sequence GTGATAGTGACAAACAATGAAAATTATGTTCAGGGCAATACCGCATTAGTACCGCAGCGGGTAGAAAAAACAAAAGATAATAGATTAAAAGAACTTGAAAAAGGTAAAAGTGAATTACATAAAAAGAAGATAAATAAAAGAATTTCATCCAAGATATGTGTAATAAGAAATATCGTACTGGTATTTATTGCTGGAGCACTACTTATAGCAAGATACAGTATAATTTATGATATGCAGAGAAATCTAAACACAATAGAATCAGATATTACAGAAACAAAAAGAGAAAATGAGAATCTGAAGGTGGAATTAGTAAAGTACAATAATCTTAGATTTATAGAGGAAACTGCTACATCAAAATTACATATGATACAGCCAGATAAAAATGCTGCTGTTTACGTTAGTCTGGACAAGAATTATTTCCCAAATGCGGCAGAAAAGGATGATAAAATGGTTTCACAACAGAATTTAATCCAAAAGATTAAGAATCTATTATTTTAA
- the mraZ gene encoding division/cell wall cluster transcriptional repressor MraZ, giving the protein MFIGEYAHALDSKNRIIIPSKFRDELGNKFILTKGLDGCLYAYTSAEWSNLENKLKTLPLTNKNARAFVRFFFSGANEIEMDKQGRGLIPQSLLEYANIKKDIVSIGVSTRIEIWSKDSWEQYNNSNIDFDQIAEQMSDLGI; this is encoded by the coding sequence ATGTTCATTGGTGAATATGCACATGCACTTGATAGTAAAAACAGAATAATTATACCTTCTAAATTTAGAGATGAGCTTGGAAACAAGTTTATTTTGACAAAAGGTTTAGATGGCTGCCTGTATGCCTATACATCAGCAGAATGGAGCAACCTGGAAAACAAGTTAAAGACACTGCCTCTTACCAATAAAAATGCCAGAGCTTTTGTAAGATTTTTCTTTTCAGGAGCTAATGAAATTGAAATGGACAAACAAGGAAGAGGTCTTATTCCTCAGAGTCTTTTAGAATATGCAAATATAAAAAAGGATATAGTAAGTATAGGAGTTTCAACAAGAATTGAAATTTGGAGTAAGGATAGCTGGGAACAGTATAATAACTCAAATATTGACTTTGACCAAATTGCAGAACAAATGAGCGATCTTGGGATTTAA